In Acropora muricata isolate sample 2 chromosome 11, ASM3666990v1, whole genome shotgun sequence, one DNA window encodes the following:
- the LOC136890320 gene encoding cyclic GMP-AMP synthase-like receptor 3 isoform X1, producing the protein MCYQAKGNLRLTDIMALSRPNSSRANSLTKKLRDFSVNYVKISEADMSRSKDLVRDYIENEVMDWCKRNSSLPILRLEYTGSVYEGLKTEAADEVDVMVVLKTNRQEITVEPTPFPGYARLKVGPNSCFRRYANSEGYIEPRQLRDAWFYSLVTQAVTTFNSKFQFSDVRLVVRYHGPAVQIDLKISDKVLLSTDLVPCFDLPSDEYYVAKPGGRYVSQADLLWRQSFSLKEKAKLQRMDRDGGCRHELLRIVKTLVKKQRTSLGKLESYHLKTAFMHYIDDEPCSWNGRDSLGEHFRGFLQKVKGYLETATLPHYWLSGVNLIEDIDQKALAAMPGRIRHILNSDTELNTVLA; encoded by the coding sequence ACTGACTGACATTATGGCGCTTTCTCGACCAAACTCATCCAGAGCTAACTCACTTACGAAGAAACTTCGAGATTTTTCCGTCAATTATGTGAAGATCTCCGAAGCTGATATGTCGCGCAGTAAAGACTTAGTGAGGGACTACATCGAAAATGAGGTCATGGATTGGTGTAAAAGGAATTCTTCCCTTCCAATTCTACGTCTTGAGTACACAGGAAGCGTGTATGAGGGCCTAAAAACAGAAGCGGCCGATGAAGTTGATGTTATGGTGGTGTTGAAAACCAATAGGCAAGAAATCACGGTTGAACCCACACCATTTCCTGGTTATGCGAGACTCAAAGTAGGACCTAACTCTTGCTTTCGCAGGTATGCGAACAGTGAAGGATACATTGAACCCAGGCAACTTCGAGACGCTTGGTTCTACAGCCTCGTTACTCAAGCAGTGACCACTTTCAACAGCAAGTTCCAATTCTCTGATGTCCGTTTGGTTGTGCGCTACCACGGGCCAGCTGTTCAAATCGACCTTAAAATATCTGACAAGGTTCTGCTATCCACTGATCTTGTCCCTTGCTTTGACCTTCCATCTGACGAGTACTACGTTGCTAAGCCGGGGGGCCGATATGTCTCTCAAGCTGATCTTCTGTGGAGGCAATCATTTTCTCTGAAGGAGAAAGCCAAACTTCAGCGCATGGATAGGGATGGAGGCTGTCGACACGAGCTCCTTAGAATCGTTAAAACCTTGGTTAAGAAGCAACGCACTTCCCTTGGAAAGCTAGAGTCATACCATCTGAAAACGGCCTTTATGCACTACATAGATGACGAGCCTTGCAGCTGGAATGGTCGAGACTCCCTAGGAGAGCATTTTCGTGGATttcttcaaaaagtgaaaggtTATTTGGAGACGGCAACGCTTCCCCACTACTGGCTCAGTGGCGTTAACCTTATAGAAGACATCGATCAAAAGGCGCTAGCAGCGATGCCTGGTCGTATTAGACATATCCTCAATAGCGATACTGAATTGAACACAGTTCTAGCTTAG
- the LOC136890320 gene encoding cyclic GMP-AMP synthase-like receptor 3 isoform X2, which yields MALSRPNSSRANSLTKKLRDFSVNYVKISEADMSRSKDLVRDYIENEVMDWCKRNSSLPILRLEYTGSVYEGLKTEAADEVDVMVVLKTNRQEITVEPTPFPGYARLKVGPNSCFRRYANSEGYIEPRQLRDAWFYSLVTQAVTTFNSKFQFSDVRLVVRYHGPAVQIDLKISDKVLLSTDLVPCFDLPSDEYYVAKPGGRYVSQADLLWRQSFSLKEKAKLQRMDRDGGCRHELLRIVKTLVKKQRTSLGKLESYHLKTAFMHYIDDEPCSWNGRDSLGEHFRGFLQKVKGYLETATLPHYWLSGVNLIEDIDQKALAAMPGRIRHILNSDTELNTVLA from the coding sequence ATGGCGCTTTCTCGACCAAACTCATCCAGAGCTAACTCACTTACGAAGAAACTTCGAGATTTTTCCGTCAATTATGTGAAGATCTCCGAAGCTGATATGTCGCGCAGTAAAGACTTAGTGAGGGACTACATCGAAAATGAGGTCATGGATTGGTGTAAAAGGAATTCTTCCCTTCCAATTCTACGTCTTGAGTACACAGGAAGCGTGTATGAGGGCCTAAAAACAGAAGCGGCCGATGAAGTTGATGTTATGGTGGTGTTGAAAACCAATAGGCAAGAAATCACGGTTGAACCCACACCATTTCCTGGTTATGCGAGACTCAAAGTAGGACCTAACTCTTGCTTTCGCAGGTATGCGAACAGTGAAGGATACATTGAACCCAGGCAACTTCGAGACGCTTGGTTCTACAGCCTCGTTACTCAAGCAGTGACCACTTTCAACAGCAAGTTCCAATTCTCTGATGTCCGTTTGGTTGTGCGCTACCACGGGCCAGCTGTTCAAATCGACCTTAAAATATCTGACAAGGTTCTGCTATCCACTGATCTTGTCCCTTGCTTTGACCTTCCATCTGACGAGTACTACGTTGCTAAGCCGGGGGGCCGATATGTCTCTCAAGCTGATCTTCTGTGGAGGCAATCATTTTCTCTGAAGGAGAAAGCCAAACTTCAGCGCATGGATAGGGATGGAGGCTGTCGACACGAGCTCCTTAGAATCGTTAAAACCTTGGTTAAGAAGCAACGCACTTCCCTTGGAAAGCTAGAGTCATACCATCTGAAAACGGCCTTTATGCACTACATAGATGACGAGCCTTGCAGCTGGAATGGTCGAGACTCCCTAGGAGAGCATTTTCGTGGATttcttcaaaaagtgaaaggtTATTTGGAGACGGCAACGCTTCCCCACTACTGGCTCAGTGGCGTTAACCTTATAGAAGACATCGATCAAAAGGCGCTAGCAGCGATGCCTGGTCGTATTAGACATATCCTCAATAGCGATACTGAATTGAACACAGTTCTAGCTTAG